A window from Zingiber officinale cultivar Zhangliang chromosome 7A, Zo_v1.1, whole genome shotgun sequence encodes these proteins:
- the LOC122000503 gene encoding uncharacterized protein LOC122000503, which yields MNAAPELDKDFDTAPIEEKLSVDQSEWPKICISLSRKEKEDDFLAMRGSKLPQRPKKRAKCIDKSLQYCFPGMWLSDLSRGRYDVREKRCNKKRRLGLKGMESLESDSE from the exons ATGAACGCCGCCCCTGAACTCGACAAGGACTTCGACACCGCCCCGATCGAAGAGAAGCTGAGCGTGGATCAATCGGAGTGGCCCAAGATCTGCATCTCCCTCTCCcggaaggagaaggaagacgACTTCCTCGCCATGAGAGGCAGCAAGCTTCCCCAGAGGCCCAAAAAGAGAGCCAAGTGCATCGACAAGTCTCTCCAA TACTGTTTCCCTGGAATGTGGTTGTCAGATTTGTCGAGAGGAAGATATGACGTTAGGGAGAAAAGGTGCAACAAGAag AGGCGTTTGGGATTGAAGGGGATGGAAAGCCTCGAGAGCGATTCCGAGTGA
- the LOC122000504 gene encoding probable purine permease 4 — protein MEDTFLKQLSHPRIDEERGSSCLGRSGGAGSVDSSVLAEGRAAASRRPSTVLLAATYAALFVGSLSSSLLSRFYFVHGGSNRWLSTLVQSAGFPLLLLAIYLTHSPASGGRPFYRFTPSLLYLSILLGVLVGINNLLFSCGVSYLPISTSSLLLSSQLGFTLLLSALLVRHPLTFSNINCVVLLTLSSVLLALDSSTDRPAGVDGRSFFLGFAAALGAAALVAVYLPATQLLYLRVSGCREAAEVQVVVQAAATALAAAGMAAAGGWRREDAWDLDAAAYWSVVGSAVVSWQLCFAGTAGVVFLTSSVNGGICMTALLSVNVLGGVLVFGDEFGGSKAVAMALCLWGFTSYVYGELKLEKLESSKDAINDGNPLINP, from the coding sequence ATGGAGGACACGTTCCTCAAGCAACTAAGCCATCCCCGTATCGACGAAGAAAGAGGCTCCTCCTGCCTCGGCAGGAGCGGCGGCGCAGGGTCCGTCGACTCCTCTGTTCTGGCGGAGGGGCGCGCAGCAGCCAGCCGGCGGCCGAGCACGGTCCTCTTGGCGGCCACCTACGCcgcgctcttcgtcggatcacTGTCCTCCTCTCTGCTCTCCCGATTCTACTTCGTGCACGGAGGATCCAACCGGTGGCTCTCCACCCTGGTCCAGTCCGCTGGCTTTCCCCTGCTTCTTCTTGCTATTTATTTAACTCATTCCCCTGCCTCCGGCGGCCGCCCTTTCTATCGCTTCACTCCTTCTCTCCTCTACCTCTCCATCCTCCTCGGAGTCCTTGTCGGCATCAACAACCTCCTCTTTTCCTGCGGCGTCTCCTACCTCCCCATCTCCACCTCCTCGCTCCTCCTATCCTCGCAGCTCGGCTTCACGCTCCTCCTCTCCGCGCTCCTCGTCCGCCACCCCCTCACCTTCTCCAACATTAACTGCGTCGTCCTTCTCACCCTCAGCTCGGTCCTCCTCGCTCTCGACTCCTCCACCGATCGCCCCGCCGGCGTCGACGGCCGCAGCTTCTTCCTCGGCTTCGCCGCCGCCCTCGGCGCCGCCGCCCTCGTCGCCGTTTACCTCCCCGCCACGCAGCTCCTCTACCTCCGCGTCTCCGGCTGCCGCGAGGCCGCCGAGGTGCAGGTCGTCGTGCAGGCCGCCGCCACCGCCCTCGCCGCCGCGGGCATGGCCGCCGCCGGCGGATGGCGCCGCGAGGACGCATGGGACCTCGACGCCGCCGCCTACTGGTCCGTGGTGGGCTCCGCCGTGGTCAGCTGGCAGCTCTGCTTCGCGGGCACCGCCGGCGTGGTCTTCCTCACCTCCTCGGTCAACGGCGGCATCTGCATGACGGCGCTGCTGTCGGTCAACGTCCTCGGCGGGGTGCTGGTCTTCGGCGATGAGTTCGGCGGCAGCAAAGCCGTCGCCATGGCCCTCTGCCTCTGGGGCTTCACCTCCTACGTCTACGGCGAGCTGAAGCTGGAAAAGCTGGAAAGCAGCAAGGACGCGATCAATGATGGCAACCCCTTAATTAATCCATAA
- the LOC122002594 gene encoding YTH domain-containing protein ECT1-like isoform X2, producing the protein MDAKARPAKPIDEAIKTLKIDPPSKATSVTMFGAKGASLSDATSCISSGDATSIIKESEVDQDVSVDDQGTYYYGYYYPGAHGVMGEWDNSRCNRGTDNVQVEHPTIQVDSGSLIYYLPGFQTGYSNYGPFSPGPMYCADGQFWGQGSYYASPVSPQTVVSPGIYAHPIAYGPELIPAYPWDPYFFLQDGIQGNTFTVDPTNPHYKPNHSSHGHNLPPSKTLTTSKVTSLASDLSLPVSAQNQTQKSVQKAPTAVLPKGYVPLNKFSAYANQVNGALHYPNSVIPMKENTRCWVDDEKLKARNKLNSFADLDLLNERNRGPRTNSIKTTNSGDNFQETLSIKQNDNSSGSIDKDEYNSPDFITKYEQALFFVIKSYSEDDVHKSIKYNVWSSTPNGNKRLDNAFLAAQGKMAEKGGKCPVFLFFSVNASGQFCGVAEMSGRVDFSKNMPFWQQDKWNGFFPVKWHIIKDVSNPRLRHIILENNENKPVTNSRDTQEVKFPQGTEMLNIFKSYSAKTSILDDFGFYENRQKAMQEKRSKPTTPTLDNSLSKMVESSQFQKLDDSKSHKLVLVEVKEALPCSRVTSPK; encoded by the exons ATGGACGCTAAGGCGAGGCCGGCGAAGC CCATTGATGAAGCAATTAAGACATTGAAGATCGATCCTCCGTCAAAAGCCACCAGTGTCACCATG TTCGGTGCAAAAGGTGCAAGCTTGTCTGATGCAACATCCTGCATCTCTTCCGGAGATGCAACAAGCATCATCAAGGAAAGCGAGGTAGACCAAGATGTGTCTGTGGATGATCAGGGCACATATTATTATGGTTACTATTATCCAG GAGCTCATGGTGTCATGGGGGAATGGGATAATTCACGTTGCAACCGTGGAACAGATAACGTCCAAGTAGAGCATCCT ACCATTCAAGTTGATAGTGGATCACTGATATACTACTTGCCAGGATTTCAAACTGGATATAGCAACTACGGTCCATTCTCACCTGGACCCATGTATTGTGCTGATGGACAGTTTTGGGGGCAAGGCTCATATTATGCAAGTCCAGTTTCTCCTCAAACGGTTGTTTCACCAGGAATTTATGCTCATCCAATTGCTTATGGGCCTGAGCTAATTCCTGCATACCCATGGGATCCATATTTTTTCTTGCAAGATGGGATTCAAGGGAACACATTTACTGTGGATCCAACAAATCCACATTATAAACCAAATCATTCATCCCATGGTCATAACCTTCCTCCTTCCAAAACCTTGACAACTTCAAAAGTGACTTCACTAGCATCTGATTTATCACTTCCTGTATCAGCTCAAAACCAAACACAGAAATCTGTGCAGAAG GCACCCACTGCTGTTTTACCAAAAGGATATGTTCCTCTAAATAAGTTCAGTGCATATgctaaccaagtgaatggtgcATTGCATTATCCAAACAGTGTCATTCCTATGAAAGAAAATACACGTTGCTGGGTTGATGATGAAAAGCTGAAAGCCAGAAATAAACTTAATAGTTTTGCTGATCTCGACTTGCTGAATGAGCGAAACCGTGGTCCTAGAACAAATAGCATCAAAACTACTAATTCTGGTGATAATTTTCAGGAAACTCTTAGCATCAAACAGAATGATAATAGCAGTGGTTCAATTGACAAGGATGAATACAACTCTCCTGATTTCATAACGAAGTATGAACAAGCTTTGTTTTTTGTAATAAAATCATACAGCGAAGATGATGTTCATAAAAGTATAAAATATAATGTCTGGTCAAGCACTCCAAATGGGAACAAAAGGCTTGACAATGCCTTCCTAGCTGCTCAAGGAAAGATGGCAGAAAAGGGTGGCAAGTGTCCTGTGTTTCTCTTCTTTTCT GTTAATGCAAGCGGTCAATTTTGTGGTGTTGCAGAAATGTCAGGCCGAGTTGATTTCAGTAAAAATATGCCCTTTTGGCAACAGGACAAATGGAATGGCTTTTTCCCAGTGAAGTGGCATATAATTAAAGATGTTTCAAACCCACGACTCCGTCACATAATATTGGAGAATAATGAGAACAAGCCTGTAACAAACAGCAGGGATACGCAAGAG GTTAAGTTTCCACAAGGCACTGAGATGTTAAACATTTTCAAGAGCTATTCTGCTAAAACGTCCATATTGGACGACTTTGGCTTTTACGAGAATCGCCAGAAAGCAATGCAAGAGAAGAGGAGCAAGCCTACTACTCCAACTTTGGATAACTCTCTG TCCAAAATGGTTGAATCATCTCAATTCCAGAAGCTAGATGATTCCAAATCACATAAACTTGTGTTAGTCGAGGTGAAGGAAGCACTCCCTTGCTCGAGGGTCACTTCACCTAAGTGA
- the LOC122002594 gene encoding YTH domain-containing protein ECT1-like isoform X1: MDAKARPAKPIDEAIKTLKIDPPSKATSVTMFGAKGASLSDATSCISSGDATSIIKESEVDQDVSVDDQGTYYYGYYYPGAHGVMGEWDNSRCNRGTDNVQVEHPVSTIQVDSGSLIYYLPGFQTGYSNYGPFSPGPMYCADGQFWGQGSYYASPVSPQTVVSPGIYAHPIAYGPELIPAYPWDPYFFLQDGIQGNTFTVDPTNPHYKPNHSSHGHNLPPSKTLTTSKVTSLASDLSLPVSAQNQTQKSVQKAPTAVLPKGYVPLNKFSAYANQVNGALHYPNSVIPMKENTRCWVDDEKLKARNKLNSFADLDLLNERNRGPRTNSIKTTNSGDNFQETLSIKQNDNSSGSIDKDEYNSPDFITKYEQALFFVIKSYSEDDVHKSIKYNVWSSTPNGNKRLDNAFLAAQGKMAEKGGKCPVFLFFSVNASGQFCGVAEMSGRVDFSKNMPFWQQDKWNGFFPVKWHIIKDVSNPRLRHIILENNENKPVTNSRDTQEVKFPQGTEMLNIFKSYSAKTSILDDFGFYENRQKAMQEKRSKPTTPTLDNSLSKMVESSQFQKLDDSKSHKLVLVEVKEALPCSRVTSPK; encoded by the exons ATGGACGCTAAGGCGAGGCCGGCGAAGC CCATTGATGAAGCAATTAAGACATTGAAGATCGATCCTCCGTCAAAAGCCACCAGTGTCACCATG TTCGGTGCAAAAGGTGCAAGCTTGTCTGATGCAACATCCTGCATCTCTTCCGGAGATGCAACAAGCATCATCAAGGAAAGCGAGGTAGACCAAGATGTGTCTGTGGATGATCAGGGCACATATTATTATGGTTACTATTATCCAG GAGCTCATGGTGTCATGGGGGAATGGGATAATTCACGTTGCAACCGTGGAACAGATAACGTCCAAGTAGAGCATCCTGTAAGT ACCATTCAAGTTGATAGTGGATCACTGATATACTACTTGCCAGGATTTCAAACTGGATATAGCAACTACGGTCCATTCTCACCTGGACCCATGTATTGTGCTGATGGACAGTTTTGGGGGCAAGGCTCATATTATGCAAGTCCAGTTTCTCCTCAAACGGTTGTTTCACCAGGAATTTATGCTCATCCAATTGCTTATGGGCCTGAGCTAATTCCTGCATACCCATGGGATCCATATTTTTTCTTGCAAGATGGGATTCAAGGGAACACATTTACTGTGGATCCAACAAATCCACATTATAAACCAAATCATTCATCCCATGGTCATAACCTTCCTCCTTCCAAAACCTTGACAACTTCAAAAGTGACTTCACTAGCATCTGATTTATCACTTCCTGTATCAGCTCAAAACCAAACACAGAAATCTGTGCAGAAG GCACCCACTGCTGTTTTACCAAAAGGATATGTTCCTCTAAATAAGTTCAGTGCATATgctaaccaagtgaatggtgcATTGCATTATCCAAACAGTGTCATTCCTATGAAAGAAAATACACGTTGCTGGGTTGATGATGAAAAGCTGAAAGCCAGAAATAAACTTAATAGTTTTGCTGATCTCGACTTGCTGAATGAGCGAAACCGTGGTCCTAGAACAAATAGCATCAAAACTACTAATTCTGGTGATAATTTTCAGGAAACTCTTAGCATCAAACAGAATGATAATAGCAGTGGTTCAATTGACAAGGATGAATACAACTCTCCTGATTTCATAACGAAGTATGAACAAGCTTTGTTTTTTGTAATAAAATCATACAGCGAAGATGATGTTCATAAAAGTATAAAATATAATGTCTGGTCAAGCACTCCAAATGGGAACAAAAGGCTTGACAATGCCTTCCTAGCTGCTCAAGGAAAGATGGCAGAAAAGGGTGGCAAGTGTCCTGTGTTTCTCTTCTTTTCT GTTAATGCAAGCGGTCAATTTTGTGGTGTTGCAGAAATGTCAGGCCGAGTTGATTTCAGTAAAAATATGCCCTTTTGGCAACAGGACAAATGGAATGGCTTTTTCCCAGTGAAGTGGCATATAATTAAAGATGTTTCAAACCCACGACTCCGTCACATAATATTGGAGAATAATGAGAACAAGCCTGTAACAAACAGCAGGGATACGCAAGAG GTTAAGTTTCCACAAGGCACTGAGATGTTAAACATTTTCAAGAGCTATTCTGCTAAAACGTCCATATTGGACGACTTTGGCTTTTACGAGAATCGCCAGAAAGCAATGCAAGAGAAGAGGAGCAAGCCTACTACTCCAACTTTGGATAACTCTCTG TCCAAAATGGTTGAATCATCTCAATTCCAGAAGCTAGATGATTCCAAATCACATAAACTTGTGTTAGTCGAGGTGAAGGAAGCACTCCCTTGCTCGAGGGTCACTTCACCTAAGTGA
- the LOC122002594 gene encoding YTH domain-containing protein ECT1-like isoform X3, producing the protein MFGAKGASLSDATSCISSGDATSIIKESEVDQDVSVDDQGTYYYGYYYPGAHGVMGEWDNSRCNRGTDNVQVEHPVSTIQVDSGSLIYYLPGFQTGYSNYGPFSPGPMYCADGQFWGQGSYYASPVSPQTVVSPGIYAHPIAYGPELIPAYPWDPYFFLQDGIQGNTFTVDPTNPHYKPNHSSHGHNLPPSKTLTTSKVTSLASDLSLPVSAQNQTQKSVQKAPTAVLPKGYVPLNKFSAYANQVNGALHYPNSVIPMKENTRCWVDDEKLKARNKLNSFADLDLLNERNRGPRTNSIKTTNSGDNFQETLSIKQNDNSSGSIDKDEYNSPDFITKYEQALFFVIKSYSEDDVHKSIKYNVWSSTPNGNKRLDNAFLAAQGKMAEKGGKCPVFLFFSVNASGQFCGVAEMSGRVDFSKNMPFWQQDKWNGFFPVKWHIIKDVSNPRLRHIILENNENKPVTNSRDTQEVKFPQGTEMLNIFKSYSAKTSILDDFGFYENRQKAMQEKRSKPTTPTLDNSLSKMVESSQFQKLDDSKSHKLVLVEVKEALPCSRVTSPK; encoded by the exons ATG TTCGGTGCAAAAGGTGCAAGCTTGTCTGATGCAACATCCTGCATCTCTTCCGGAGATGCAACAAGCATCATCAAGGAAAGCGAGGTAGACCAAGATGTGTCTGTGGATGATCAGGGCACATATTATTATGGTTACTATTATCCAG GAGCTCATGGTGTCATGGGGGAATGGGATAATTCACGTTGCAACCGTGGAACAGATAACGTCCAAGTAGAGCATCCTGTAAGT ACCATTCAAGTTGATAGTGGATCACTGATATACTACTTGCCAGGATTTCAAACTGGATATAGCAACTACGGTCCATTCTCACCTGGACCCATGTATTGTGCTGATGGACAGTTTTGGGGGCAAGGCTCATATTATGCAAGTCCAGTTTCTCCTCAAACGGTTGTTTCACCAGGAATTTATGCTCATCCAATTGCTTATGGGCCTGAGCTAATTCCTGCATACCCATGGGATCCATATTTTTTCTTGCAAGATGGGATTCAAGGGAACACATTTACTGTGGATCCAACAAATCCACATTATAAACCAAATCATTCATCCCATGGTCATAACCTTCCTCCTTCCAAAACCTTGACAACTTCAAAAGTGACTTCACTAGCATCTGATTTATCACTTCCTGTATCAGCTCAAAACCAAACACAGAAATCTGTGCAGAAG GCACCCACTGCTGTTTTACCAAAAGGATATGTTCCTCTAAATAAGTTCAGTGCATATgctaaccaagtgaatggtgcATTGCATTATCCAAACAGTGTCATTCCTATGAAAGAAAATACACGTTGCTGGGTTGATGATGAAAAGCTGAAAGCCAGAAATAAACTTAATAGTTTTGCTGATCTCGACTTGCTGAATGAGCGAAACCGTGGTCCTAGAACAAATAGCATCAAAACTACTAATTCTGGTGATAATTTTCAGGAAACTCTTAGCATCAAACAGAATGATAATAGCAGTGGTTCAATTGACAAGGATGAATACAACTCTCCTGATTTCATAACGAAGTATGAACAAGCTTTGTTTTTTGTAATAAAATCATACAGCGAAGATGATGTTCATAAAAGTATAAAATATAATGTCTGGTCAAGCACTCCAAATGGGAACAAAAGGCTTGACAATGCCTTCCTAGCTGCTCAAGGAAAGATGGCAGAAAAGGGTGGCAAGTGTCCTGTGTTTCTCTTCTTTTCT GTTAATGCAAGCGGTCAATTTTGTGGTGTTGCAGAAATGTCAGGCCGAGTTGATTTCAGTAAAAATATGCCCTTTTGGCAACAGGACAAATGGAATGGCTTTTTCCCAGTGAAGTGGCATATAATTAAAGATGTTTCAAACCCACGACTCCGTCACATAATATTGGAGAATAATGAGAACAAGCCTGTAACAAACAGCAGGGATACGCAAGAG GTTAAGTTTCCACAAGGCACTGAGATGTTAAACATTTTCAAGAGCTATTCTGCTAAAACGTCCATATTGGACGACTTTGGCTTTTACGAGAATCGCCAGAAAGCAATGCAAGAGAAGAGGAGCAAGCCTACTACTCCAACTTTGGATAACTCTCTG TCCAAAATGGTTGAATCATCTCAATTCCAGAAGCTAGATGATTCCAAATCACATAAACTTGTGTTAGTCGAGGTGAAGGAAGCACTCCCTTGCTCGAGGGTCACTTCACCTAAGTGA